A region from the Aphis gossypii isolate Hap1 chromosome 1, ASM2018417v2, whole genome shotgun sequence genome encodes:
- the LOC114126822 gene encoding protein Malvolio isoform X2 → MSDYCLVPTMDEPHPRPTETTGLSRKDKEERVHIPESSSTGFSFRKLWAFTGPGFLMSIAYLDPGNIESDLQSGTTARYKLLWVLMSATILGLVMQRLSARLGVVTGLHLADMCYRQYRKAPRLFVWLMMEVAIIGSDMQEVIGTSIAIYLLSNKLIPLWIGVLITVIDTLSFLMLDKYGLRKLELVFGLFIVIMALSFGYEFAIVQPDIKDMAKGLVTPWCSNCQESALLQAVGIIGAIIMPHNLYLHSGLVKSREVDRTKKDKLQEANYYFFIESSIALFVSFVINVCVVSVFAHGLYDKTNSDVLEICTKNNNTYSDIFTNDTSLVEVDIYKGGVFLGCQFGIGAMYIWAIGILAAGQSSTMTGCYAGQFVMEGFLNLQWSRWKRVGFTRLVAIAPTFYVAFFSNINDLTGMNDLLNAVMSLQLPFATLPVIAFTSNPRIMGEFTNGLGNILITIILSAIIISINIYFVIYHTITNFNYNLALIIGVMVYSVIYLLMCAYLTVHLVISMLDDCSVLRRNPFVIRFIGPQIGNTFSQHQQTNFSPPSSQDDVTNIKL, encoded by the exons atGTCTGATTATTGTTTAGTG CCCACAATGGATGAGCCACATCCGAGGCCGACTGAAACTACAGGCCTGTCGAGAAAAGATAAAGAAGAGAGAGTTCATATCCCTGAATCAAGCTCG acgGGATTTAGTTTTCGAAAACTATGGGCATTTACAGGGCCTGGATTTTTAATGAGTATTGCCTACCTCGATCCAGGTAACATAGAATCAGACTTACAGTCTGGAACGACTGCCAGGTAcaag ttattatgggTGTTAATGAGTGCTACCATTTTGGGTTTGGTAATGCAACGGCTATCAGCTCGCTTAGGTGTTGTTACTGGTCTTCATTTAGCTGACATGTGTTATCGCCAGTACAGAAAAGCTCCAAGACTATTTGTTTGGCTAATGATGGAAGTTGCTATCATTGGTTCAGATATGCAAGAAGTTATCGGTACTTCAATTGCGATTTATTTACTGAGTAACAAATT gaTACCACTTTGGATAGGAGTGCTGATCACTGTCATTGATACTTTATCTTTTTTGATGCTGGACAAGTATGGACTTCGAAAATTAGAACTAGTGTTTGGTCTATTCATTGTTATAATGGCATTGTCATTTGGATAtgag tttGCAATTGTTCAACCCGATATAAAAGATATGGCTAAAGGATTAGTTACCCCATGGTGTTCAAATTGTCAGGAATCTGCTCTTCTTCAGGCTGTTGGAATTATTGGAGCAATCATAATGCCACATAATCTATACTTACATTCAGGCCTAGTcaag tctAGGGAAGTTGACAGAACAAAAAAAGACAAATTACAAGAagccaattattatttttttattgaatcttCTATTGCTTTATTTGTATCATTTGTGATCAACGTATGTGTTGTATCAGTTTTTGCTCATGGATTATACGATAAGACAAATAGTGATGTG ttGGAGATCTGtaccaaaaacaataatacttattcagatatttttaca aatgaTACTTCATTAGTAGAAGTTGATATATACAAAGGTGGAGTATTCCTTGGGTGTCAATTTGGCATAGGTGCTATGTACATTTGGGCAATTGGTATTTTAGCTGCCGGTCAAAGTAGTACAATGACTGGATGTTATGCTGGTCAATTTGTAATGGAA GGGTTTTTAAATCTTCAATGGAGCCGATGGAAAAGAGTTGGGTTTACTCGACTGGTTGCTATTGCACCCACATTTTATGTGgcattttttagtaatattaatgatcTGACTGGTATGAACGACCTATTGAATGCAGTAATGAGCTTACAACTACCATTTGCTACACTTCCAGTAATTGCATTCACTAGTAATCCTAGAATTATGGGAGAGTTTACCAAtggatt gggaaatattttaataacaatcattttgtctgctattataataagtataaatatatactttgttATCTATCACACAATCACTAATTTCAATTACAATTTGGCTTTAATAATTGGAGTTATGGTATacagtgtaatttatttattgatgtgCGCTTATCTTACAGTACATCTTGTTATCAGTATGCTGGATGATTGTAGTGTGCTACGTAGAAATCCA tttGTTATTCGATTTATTGGTCCACAAATTGGCAACACTTTTTCTCAACATcaacaaacaaatttttcaCCACCAag cagTCAAGATGACGTAACAAATATCAagctataa
- the LOC114126822 gene encoding protein Malvolio isoform X3: MDIKIKPTMDEPHPRPTETTGLSRKDKEERVHIPESSSTGFSFRKLWAFTGPGFLMSIAYLDPGNIESDLQSGTTARYKLLWVLMSATILGLVMQRLSARLGVVTGLHLADMCYRQYRKAPRLFVWLMMEVAIIGSDMQEVIGTSIAIYLLSNKLIPLWIGVLITVIDTLSFLMLDKYGLRKLELVFGLFIVIMALSFGYEFAIVQPDIKDMAKGLVTPWCSNCQESALLQAVGIIGAIIMPHNLYLHSGLVKSREVDRTKKDKLQEANYYFFIESSIALFVSFVINVCVVSVFAHGLYDKTNSDVLEICTKNNNTYSDIFTNDTSLVEVDIYKGGVFLGCQFGIGAMYIWAIGILAAGQSSTMTGCYAGQFVMEGFLNLQWSRWKRVGFTRLVAIAPTFYVAFFSNINDLTGMNDLLNAVMSLQLPFATLPVIAFTSNPRIMGEFTNGLGNILITIILSAIIISINIYFVIYHTITNFNYNLALIIGVMVYSVIYLLMCAYLTVHLVISMLDDCSVLRRNPFVIRFIGPQIGNTFSQHQQTNFSPPSSQDDVTNIKL, translated from the exons CCCACAATGGATGAGCCACATCCGAGGCCGACTGAAACTACAGGCCTGTCGAGAAAAGATAAAGAAGAGAGAGTTCATATCCCTGAATCAAGCTCG acgGGATTTAGTTTTCGAAAACTATGGGCATTTACAGGGCCTGGATTTTTAATGAGTATTGCCTACCTCGATCCAGGTAACATAGAATCAGACTTACAGTCTGGAACGACTGCCAGGTAcaag ttattatgggTGTTAATGAGTGCTACCATTTTGGGTTTGGTAATGCAACGGCTATCAGCTCGCTTAGGTGTTGTTACTGGTCTTCATTTAGCTGACATGTGTTATCGCCAGTACAGAAAAGCTCCAAGACTATTTGTTTGGCTAATGATGGAAGTTGCTATCATTGGTTCAGATATGCAAGAAGTTATCGGTACTTCAATTGCGATTTATTTACTGAGTAACAAATT gaTACCACTTTGGATAGGAGTGCTGATCACTGTCATTGATACTTTATCTTTTTTGATGCTGGACAAGTATGGACTTCGAAAATTAGAACTAGTGTTTGGTCTATTCATTGTTATAATGGCATTGTCATTTGGATAtgag tttGCAATTGTTCAACCCGATATAAAAGATATGGCTAAAGGATTAGTTACCCCATGGTGTTCAAATTGTCAGGAATCTGCTCTTCTTCAGGCTGTTGGAATTATTGGAGCAATCATAATGCCACATAATCTATACTTACATTCAGGCCTAGTcaag tctAGGGAAGTTGACAGAACAAAAAAAGACAAATTACAAGAagccaattattatttttttattgaatcttCTATTGCTTTATTTGTATCATTTGTGATCAACGTATGTGTTGTATCAGTTTTTGCTCATGGATTATACGATAAGACAAATAGTGATGTG ttGGAGATCTGtaccaaaaacaataatacttattcagatatttttaca aatgaTACTTCATTAGTAGAAGTTGATATATACAAAGGTGGAGTATTCCTTGGGTGTCAATTTGGCATAGGTGCTATGTACATTTGGGCAATTGGTATTTTAGCTGCCGGTCAAAGTAGTACAATGACTGGATGTTATGCTGGTCAATTTGTAATGGAA GGGTTTTTAAATCTTCAATGGAGCCGATGGAAAAGAGTTGGGTTTACTCGACTGGTTGCTATTGCACCCACATTTTATGTGgcattttttagtaatattaatgatcTGACTGGTATGAACGACCTATTGAATGCAGTAATGAGCTTACAACTACCATTTGCTACACTTCCAGTAATTGCATTCACTAGTAATCCTAGAATTATGGGAGAGTTTACCAAtggatt gggaaatattttaataacaatcattttgtctgctattataataagtataaatatatactttgttATCTATCACACAATCACTAATTTCAATTACAATTTGGCTTTAATAATTGGAGTTATGGTATacagtgtaatttatttattgatgtgCGCTTATCTTACAGTACATCTTGTTATCAGTATGCTGGATGATTGTAGTGTGCTACGTAGAAATCCA tttGTTATTCGATTTATTGGTCCACAAATTGGCAACACTTTTTCTCAACATcaacaaacaaatttttcaCCACCAag cagTCAAGATGACGTAACAAATATCAagctataa
- the LOC114126822 gene encoding protein Malvolio isoform X4 gives MDEPHPRPTETTGLSRKDKEERVHIPESSSTGFSFRKLWAFTGPGFLMSIAYLDPGNIESDLQSGTTARYKLLWVLMSATILGLVMQRLSARLGVVTGLHLADMCYRQYRKAPRLFVWLMMEVAIIGSDMQEVIGTSIAIYLLSNKLIPLWIGVLITVIDTLSFLMLDKYGLRKLELVFGLFIVIMALSFGYEFAIVQPDIKDMAKGLVTPWCSNCQESALLQAVGIIGAIIMPHNLYLHSGLVKSREVDRTKKDKLQEANYYFFIESSIALFVSFVINVCVVSVFAHGLYDKTNSDVLEICTKNNNTYSDIFTNDTSLVEVDIYKGGVFLGCQFGIGAMYIWAIGILAAGQSSTMTGCYAGQFVMEGFLNLQWSRWKRVGFTRLVAIAPTFYVAFFSNINDLTGMNDLLNAVMSLQLPFATLPVIAFTSNPRIMGEFTNGL, from the exons ATGGATGAGCCACATCCGAGGCCGACTGAAACTACAGGCCTGTCGAGAAAAGATAAAGAAGAGAGAGTTCATATCCCTGAATCAAGCTCG acgGGATTTAGTTTTCGAAAACTATGGGCATTTACAGGGCCTGGATTTTTAATGAGTATTGCCTACCTCGATCCAGGTAACATAGAATCAGACTTACAGTCTGGAACGACTGCCAGGTAcaag ttattatgggTGTTAATGAGTGCTACCATTTTGGGTTTGGTAATGCAACGGCTATCAGCTCGCTTAGGTGTTGTTACTGGTCTTCATTTAGCTGACATGTGTTATCGCCAGTACAGAAAAGCTCCAAGACTATTTGTTTGGCTAATGATGGAAGTTGCTATCATTGGTTCAGATATGCAAGAAGTTATCGGTACTTCAATTGCGATTTATTTACTGAGTAACAAATT gaTACCACTTTGGATAGGAGTGCTGATCACTGTCATTGATACTTTATCTTTTTTGATGCTGGACAAGTATGGACTTCGAAAATTAGAACTAGTGTTTGGTCTATTCATTGTTATAATGGCATTGTCATTTGGATAtgag tttGCAATTGTTCAACCCGATATAAAAGATATGGCTAAAGGATTAGTTACCCCATGGTGTTCAAATTGTCAGGAATCTGCTCTTCTTCAGGCTGTTGGAATTATTGGAGCAATCATAATGCCACATAATCTATACTTACATTCAGGCCTAGTcaag tctAGGGAAGTTGACAGAACAAAAAAAGACAAATTACAAGAagccaattattatttttttattgaatcttCTATTGCTTTATTTGTATCATTTGTGATCAACGTATGTGTTGTATCAGTTTTTGCTCATGGATTATACGATAAGACAAATAGTGATGTG ttGGAGATCTGtaccaaaaacaataatacttattcagatatttttaca aatgaTACTTCATTAGTAGAAGTTGATATATACAAAGGTGGAGTATTCCTTGGGTGTCAATTTGGCATAGGTGCTATGTACATTTGGGCAATTGGTATTTTAGCTGCCGGTCAAAGTAGTACAATGACTGGATGTTATGCTGGTCAATTTGTAATGGAA GGGTTTTTAAATCTTCAATGGAGCCGATGGAAAAGAGTTGGGTTTACTCGACTGGTTGCTATTGCACCCACATTTTATGTGgcattttttagtaatattaatgatcTGACTGGTATGAACGACCTATTGAATGCAGTAATGAGCTTACAACTACCATTTGCTACACTTCCAGTAATTGCATTCACTAGTAATCCTAGAATTATGGGAGAGTTTACCAAtggattgtaa
- the LOC114126822 gene encoding protein Malvolio isoform X1 produces the protein MDEPHPRPTETTGLSRKDKEERVHIPESSSTGFSFRKLWAFTGPGFLMSIAYLDPGNIESDLQSGTTARYKLLWVLMSATILGLVMQRLSARLGVVTGLHLADMCYRQYRKAPRLFVWLMMEVAIIGSDMQEVIGTSIAIYLLSNKLIPLWIGVLITVIDTLSFLMLDKYGLRKLELVFGLFIVIMALSFGYEFAIVQPDIKDMAKGLVTPWCSNCQESALLQAVGIIGAIIMPHNLYLHSGLVKSREVDRTKKDKLQEANYYFFIESSIALFVSFVINVCVVSVFAHGLYDKTNSDVLEICTKNNNTYSDIFTNDTSLVEVDIYKGGVFLGCQFGIGAMYIWAIGILAAGQSSTMTGCYAGQFVMEGFLNLQWSRWKRVGFTRLVAIAPTFYVAFFSNINDLTGMNDLLNAVMSLQLPFATLPVIAFTSNPRIMGEFTNGLGNILITIILSAIIISINIYFVIYHTITNFNYNLALIIGVMVYSVIYLLMCAYLTVHLVISMLDDCSVLRRNPFVIRFIGPQIGNTFSQHQQTNFSPPSSQDDVTNIKL, from the exons ATGGATGAGCCACATCCGAGGCCGACTGAAACTACAGGCCTGTCGAGAAAAGATAAAGAAGAGAGAGTTCATATCCCTGAATCAAGCTCG acgGGATTTAGTTTTCGAAAACTATGGGCATTTACAGGGCCTGGATTTTTAATGAGTATTGCCTACCTCGATCCAGGTAACATAGAATCAGACTTACAGTCTGGAACGACTGCCAGGTAcaag ttattatgggTGTTAATGAGTGCTACCATTTTGGGTTTGGTAATGCAACGGCTATCAGCTCGCTTAGGTGTTGTTACTGGTCTTCATTTAGCTGACATGTGTTATCGCCAGTACAGAAAAGCTCCAAGACTATTTGTTTGGCTAATGATGGAAGTTGCTATCATTGGTTCAGATATGCAAGAAGTTATCGGTACTTCAATTGCGATTTATTTACTGAGTAACAAATT gaTACCACTTTGGATAGGAGTGCTGATCACTGTCATTGATACTTTATCTTTTTTGATGCTGGACAAGTATGGACTTCGAAAATTAGAACTAGTGTTTGGTCTATTCATTGTTATAATGGCATTGTCATTTGGATAtgag tttGCAATTGTTCAACCCGATATAAAAGATATGGCTAAAGGATTAGTTACCCCATGGTGTTCAAATTGTCAGGAATCTGCTCTTCTTCAGGCTGTTGGAATTATTGGAGCAATCATAATGCCACATAATCTATACTTACATTCAGGCCTAGTcaag tctAGGGAAGTTGACAGAACAAAAAAAGACAAATTACAAGAagccaattattatttttttattgaatcttCTATTGCTTTATTTGTATCATTTGTGATCAACGTATGTGTTGTATCAGTTTTTGCTCATGGATTATACGATAAGACAAATAGTGATGTG ttGGAGATCTGtaccaaaaacaataatacttattcagatatttttaca aatgaTACTTCATTAGTAGAAGTTGATATATACAAAGGTGGAGTATTCCTTGGGTGTCAATTTGGCATAGGTGCTATGTACATTTGGGCAATTGGTATTTTAGCTGCCGGTCAAAGTAGTACAATGACTGGATGTTATGCTGGTCAATTTGTAATGGAA GGGTTTTTAAATCTTCAATGGAGCCGATGGAAAAGAGTTGGGTTTACTCGACTGGTTGCTATTGCACCCACATTTTATGTGgcattttttagtaatattaatgatcTGACTGGTATGAACGACCTATTGAATGCAGTAATGAGCTTACAACTACCATTTGCTACACTTCCAGTAATTGCATTCACTAGTAATCCTAGAATTATGGGAGAGTTTACCAAtggatt gggaaatattttaataacaatcattttgtctgctattataataagtataaatatatactttgttATCTATCACACAATCACTAATTTCAATTACAATTTGGCTTTAATAATTGGAGTTATGGTATacagtgtaatttatttattgatgtgCGCTTATCTTACAGTACATCTTGTTATCAGTATGCTGGATGATTGTAGTGTGCTACGTAGAAATCCA tttGTTATTCGATTTATTGGTCCACAAATTGGCAACACTTTTTCTCAACATcaacaaacaaatttttcaCCACCAag cagTCAAGATGACGTAACAAATATCAagctataa
- the LOC114126825 gene encoding ubiquitin carboxyl-terminal hydrolase MINDY-3 homolog, translating into MAEMMEVTEPQTSPYDKELEEILKLTWGQQVRQDIFQRWTQGFCFSDDEPTALVQFDGGPCAVLAPMQAYIIKHIVNNKSIDDDWKKAEVEEQNHLLCKAACDILCQATAGCDILKFVHIDDKVVCLEHSQFHSMLKVEQVNKDSMETFINNHISFMRDTFGILLFLYTVMRSKGLVKLKEEICDLGVSLIDKEFGYGSQSLINMMITGQAVCNVFNNDQVVAGYKLQGIEKQSEVGFMTLLEHLRYCQVGSYLKNPCNPIWVLGSETHLTVLFSFDQNLVHKETQVDVARRTFKLFDQGGNNFISTQSLKPLLEKLDLVSDDEYVNLMSSKLDSEGLGIILMPSFMEEFFSEQETRTPDIFVVFHYNGQPRSNSNSKVTYIEGNAIIQESDVICISEDNNLQSCLQSKWPYIEIQWKGNITPSIN; encoded by the exons ATGGCGGAAATGATGGAGGTAACAGAGCCACAAACTTCTCCATACGACAAAGAACTGGAAGAGATTTTAAAACTTACCTGGGGTCAGCAGGTACGACAAGATATATTCCAACGATGGACTCAAG GCTTTTGTTTCAGTGATGATGAACCTACAGCCCTGGTGCAATTTGATGGTGGACCTTGTGCTGTATTAGCACCGATGCAGGCATACATAATTAAACACATTGTGAACAACAAATCTATAGACGATGATtggaaaaaa GCCGAAGTTGAAGAACAAAACCATCTTTTATGTAAAGCCGCCTGTGATATCCTTTGCCAAGCAACAGCCGGTTGtgatatattgaaatttgtacATATTGATGATAAAGTTGTGTGCCTTGAACACAGTCAATTTCATTCTATGcttaa agTAGAACAAGTTAATAAGGATAGTATGGAAACTTTTATTAACAACCATATTAGTTTTATGCGTGATACATttggtattttgttatttttgtatacagtCATGCGATCtaag ggtttagttaaattaaaagaagaaATATGTGATTTAGGTGTATCATTGATTGATAAAGAATTTGGCTATGGTAGTCAAAGTTTAATCAATATGATGATTACAGGACAAGCAGtttgtaatgtatttaataacgaTCAAGTAGTAGCTGGGTATA AATTGCAAGGTATTGAAAAGCAAAGTGAAGTTGGGTTTATGACTTTACTAGAACATTTAAGATATTGTCAAGTTggatcttatttaaaaaacccaTGTAACCCAATATGGGTATTGGGCAGCGAAACACACCTTACTG ttttgttttcatttgacCAAAACCTGGTGCATAAAGAAACACAAGTTGATGTTGCTAGACgaacttttaaattgtttgatcAAGGTGGCAATAATTTCATTAGTACTCAAAGTCTAAAGCCCTTGTTGGAAAAATTAGACCTTGTATCTGATGATGAATA tgtAAATTTAATGTCTTCAAAATTGGACTCTGAGGGACTAGGTATCATATTAATGCCATCATTTATGGAAGAATTCTTTTCCGAGCAAGAAACCAGAACTCCAGATATTTTCGTGGTATTTCATTACAATGGACAGCCAAGATCCAATTCTAATTCAAAGGTGACATATATAGAAGGTAATGCTATTATCCAGGAATCTGATGTTATATGCATATCCGAGGACAACAACTTGCAGTCTTGTTTACAATCAAAGTGGCCATACATTGAAATACAATGGAAAGGAAATATAACACCttcaattaactaa